The genomic interval CGCCTGTTTCACATGACCGCTGAAGCCATGCAGAACAATGTGTCCCAGTTCCGGATCATGAACATGCAGATAGAGCTTGCCCGGTTTTTTCGAAACTGTGCCCCAGTCAAACTTACGCGGCCAGAACGGGCTGGCCGTCGTTCCGTAAACCGCATCGCCGTTCACCTCCAACCATTCACCGACCTGCAACAGCCGCTCCTGCATAATGACCGGAATGCGCCCGTCACCCGTAGGCCCGACACAGAGCAGAAAGTTTCCGCCACCGCCGACCACACCGCTGAATGTACGGATCAGCTCCTCGCGCGAATCATAATCATAGACCGATTCATTGCGGTTGTAGCCATAGCTTCTGCCGATACCACGGTCCTCCTGCCACGGGTGATGCGGAGAGGTATATTTTCCGGCTCCGTACTCACTTTCAAAAACATCACCGAACTTCCCGCGGCAATGTCCCCAACGGTCGTTGGTTACCACATAGTCCTTCACCGGCGATTCGGTATAGAGCCAATGCGCCAGCCTGTCGCTACCCCACCGGTCATATCTCCCGTTCCATTCACCATCGAGAAAGATATGCCACGGTTTATATTTTTTCACCACCTCTTTAAATTTCGGCTGAAACCACTCCTTTGCATACCGCTCCTTCTCACCGGCTATCCAGAGCGGGTGATACCACTCGTATACCGAAAAATAGATCCCCATTTTCAGATCATACTTTTCACCGGACCGGTTCAGTTCTCCGATAATATCGCGCTTCGGACCGCGCTCCATCGCATTCCAGTCGGTCTCCTTCTTAAACATTCCGTATTTCGTGGGATACATGGCAAACCCGTCGTGATAGTTTGCTGTCGTCACCACATATTTCGCCCCCGAATCCGCAAACAGCCGACACCAGAAATCCGGATCCCACATCTCCGCCGTGAGCTGATCAGCAAAGTCCTCGTACGTCACCTCCGGACCAAACGCCCTATTGTGAAATGCCACAGTCTCCTTATGCCCTCCGCGCCCGGGCGTATCATAGGTTTTAAGATACCACTCGGCATAACTCCCGCGGACAGCAAACCCCGGAACAGAATACGGCCCCCAGACCACAAAAATCCCGAACTTCGCCTCGTTGAACCATGCCGGAATTTCCCGCTTGGCATACGTCTCTTCCATGGAAGGGATATGCTGTTCCGCCGCCAGACCGGTTGTACTGCAGATCAGCACCCCTGCTATTAAATACCCGAATTTCATTTTTCTGCTCCTCTGCCTTAAGCATTGCCCAGCCGTGCGGAAATCCGGCCGGCAGCCGTTCTGACGGCGGCCCCTTTTTCCTTAAATGTCGATATATCCAGCCGGCTCACCGGCCCCGTCACCACCAGCGCAGCCACCGGAAGCCCTTTTTCATCAAAAACCGGTGCAGACAGACAATGAATGCCCTCCAGTTCCTCTCCAAGATCCACGGCATAGCCGTTTTGACGCACCGTTTCCAATGTCTGAAGAAATGCTTTTTCTGAAGTAATCGTCTGGTTTGTAAACTTTTCAAAGGTCAGCCGGGAAATCAGATCATCGCGCTCCTCCCGCTCCATAAACGCCAATATCGCCTTGCCCGGCGCTGACGAATGCAACTGAAAATGCGCCCCTGTTTCCACCACCAGCCGCAACGAATGCGGGCTCGGCACATGATCCAGCACAATACCCTGCGCCCCTTCAATGGCACAAAGAGTTACCGTCTCCTTCAGGTTATTCCGCAACTCCTTCATAAACGGCATAGCCGTTTCAATCAGACTCGTGTGCTTCAGCACATGATACCCCATTGAAAGCAGCTTACGGCTCAGCGTAAACGTTTTTGAATCTTCGTTTCGGTCGATATAACCCAACGAATGAAGAACGCTCGCTGCCCGGAAAACAAAGTTTTTCGACAGCTCCAGTTTCCGGCTGATTTCCGAGGTCCCCAGCCCCTCAGGATATTCCTTCAGCAGTTCCAGAATCGCCAGCCCCCGTTCAAGGTTGGTCATTTTGAATACCGCCAGCTCTTCTCTGTTCGCAACAATCATATTTTCCTCCTGAATAAATAGAACGACGTTCTATTTTTATGATCATGGACATACAAACAAAAAAAAGCGGCCCCCGGAGGGGACCGCTTTATACGCCTCACAAATGACACCTCATCTTTACACGGAAAACTCCGTCATCTGATCAAAATTCAGATATCGATAGATTTCATCAGTCCGACCTTTCAGTTTCGGGCCGACGATATCGACATATTCCTGCGGACTCGGCAGCTCCCCTTTCAATGCAACTACGGCGGCCAGCTCAGCCGAGCCGAGATAAACCTGCGCATCTTTACCCATACGGTTATTGAAGTTCCGGGTGGAGGTCGAGAATACCGTCACTCCGTCCCTTACCCGCGCCTGGTTGCCCATACACAGCGAACAGCCCGGAATTTCCATACGGGCGCCGGCGGCGCTGAATTTGGAATAGTAGCCTTCCTTGATCAGCTGCTTTTCGTCCATCTTGGTCGGCGGGCAGACCCACAACAGCACATTGGCAAAACCTTCACCATCAAGCACCTCACCGGCCGCACGGAAATGCCCGATGTTCGTCATGCAGCTTCCGATAAAAACATCGTCGACCTTCGCGCCCTGGACATCGGACAGTTTTTTTACGTCGTCCGGATCGTTCGGACAGGCCAGCAGCGGCTCTTTGATTTCATTAAGATCAATTTCAATAACGGCGGCATATTCCGCATTCGCGTCAGCCTCCATCAGTTCCCCGTTCGCCAACCAGTCCTTCACATCAGCAATACGTTTTTTCAACGTTTCGGCATCGCCGTAACCGCCCTTGATCATCTCTTCCATCAGTGTGATATTGGAATTCAGATATTCCTCGATCGGTTCGCGGTCCAGCTTGATAGCAGCCGCGGCGGCGGAGCGCTCGGCCGCGGCGTCGGTCAGTTCGAAAGCCTGTTCCACCTTCAGTTTCGGCAGCCCTTCCATTTCGAGGATACGCCCGGCAAAGACATTCTTTTTATTCTTTTTCTCAACGGTCAGCAAACCCTCCTGAATCGCCTGATACGGAATGGCGTTCACAATATCACGCAACGTCACGCCCGGCTGCAGCTCTCCTTTAAACCGAACCAGCACCGATTCAGGCATATCCAGCGGCATAACTCCTAGAGCCGCCGCAAACGCCACCAGACCGGAACCTGCAGGAAAAGAAATGCCCAGCGGGAAACGGGTATGCGAATCGCCGCCGGTTCCGACGGTGTCGGGAATCAGCAGGCGGTTGAGCCAGGAGTGAATAATTCCGTCCCCCGGACGCAGCGCAACACCGCCACGATTCATAATATAATCCGGCAACGTAGCGTGCGTAATGACATCAGTCGGTTTCGGATAGGCCGCGGTGTGACAGAAAGACTGCATTACGAGATCGGCATTGAATTTCAGACAGGCCAGTTCGGTAATTTCGCCGGCCGTCATCGGGCCGGTGGTATCTTGAGAACCAACCGTGGTCATTTTCGGCAGACAGGCCGTTCCCGGCAGAATGCCCTCAACACCGCAGGCTTTACCCACCATTTTCTGCGCAAGGGTATAGCCCTGGCCTTCAGCCGGTTTCGGATTATCCGGAACCACGAAAATGCCGGATTCGTCGATTGAACTCATACCGAGCGCTTCGCGCGCTTTTTCAGTCAGCTGTTTTCCGATAATCAGCGGAACACGGCCGCCGGCGCGGAATTCATCAAGAATGGTGTCGGGTTTGACCGGGAACGTGGTAATTTCATGCCCTTCCGCATCGGTAATCAGTCCTTTGACCGGATAGACCTTAATGACTTTACCCGTTGTCAGTTCCGAAACATCAGTCTGAATAGGGAAAGCCCCGGAATCCTCAGCAGTATTGAAGAAAATCGGAGCAATGGTGCTGCCGATAATCAGACCGCCGCGGCGTTTGTTCGGAATACACGGAATATCGCTGCCGATATGCCAGATCAGCGAATTGCAGGCCGATTTCCGGGAAGATCCGGTACCGACCACATCGCCCACGAAGGTAACCGGCAGACCGGAGGTTTCTTTAAGTTCGGCGATGTCCTGCGGCCCTTCTGGAAAGAGTGACCCTCCCATGCAGTTGGAATGCAAGGGAATATCCGCGCGGGTAAAGGCAAAAGACGCCGGAGAAAAATCATCGGTGTTGATTTCGCCGTCAACTTTGTAGATGACCGTTTCGATCTCCTCCTGAATTTCCGGCAGCGAAGTGAACCATTCTCCATTGGCCCACGATGTAATAATCCCTTTCGCCACCGTGTTGCCGGCGTCGGCCAGAGCCTTAACATCGTCAAAACGGTTTACAGACAGCACCATGTTTTTCAGTGCTGCAGCGGCGGTTTCAGCAAGAGCCCCCTGTTCCTCAACCAGTTTAATGAGCCCGTCTAGGTTATATCCCCCAACCATGGTTCCGAGCAGTTCAACAGCCCGTTCGGGAGAAATCAGCGGAGTGGACTCTTCGCCGTGCGCAACCTTGAAAAGGAATTCAGCCTTCACCTGTGCCGCGGGATCAACGCCGGGATTCACGCGATCAGTAATCAGCGCAACCAGTTCCTCTTCTTTACCGGCCGGCGGATTTTTCAGCAGCTCAATGACCTGCTCGGTCTGTTCTTTACTGAGCGCAAGCGGCGGAATACCCTCTTTTGCACGCTCTTCAACATGGGCATAATACTCGTCAAAAAATAGGCTCATAATAGGATCATCCTTTTCTTGGTTAGGGAACGGGGGCAAAATAAAGGTTCCCTGTTGGCCTGTCAATTGCGTTGACTCCGGCGGTAATGGTGTTTTTCGCAGAAATGGAAAATTTTTGATTCGATCATGAAGAGTGAATACATGACTTTTTTTAGACGAACGGGATTCATCCTGCTGGGCTCGCTGCTGTTTTTACAGCCGGTTTCCGGCGATCAGCTGACGTTCCGGAACGGCCGGACGCTGGACTGCACCATCCTCGCAGTAAACGACGACTATGTGGAGGTCTCACTGGGCACCGGCACCATGAGAATTTCGAGAAAACAGCTGACCGAACTGATCCGTTCGGATGAAAACACGACAAAGCCTCGGCAGGAACCCACCGCTGAAAATATTCTGAGCGCACAGCACGCCCCGCCCGCCCACGCCGAACTGGCGGCGGAATTCCGGGAACTGATCCACCAGCGCAATGCGGCGCTTGATGCTCAGTATATGATGAACCTGTATGAAAGTCAGATTCAGCAGCAGACCCGTACAACCGAACAGCTGGTGGCGGAACTGAAAAAAATACATCGGGAAATCAATACCACGGCCCAGGCCATCAAATCCATCCAGCTGCCCGAACAGGCCCCACGTACGTACCGGGAATATAAAGAACAGGATGAACTGACGAAAAAAAAGTCGGCCCTACGCGACCGGTTTGCCGAACTGAATGCAACCATATCCCGCCTGCAGACCGAACTTTCCGAATCGGAAAAACAGACCGAAACACTGAAACAGAAAATCAATAACGTCATTGCCCCGCTACCCATCTACTTCAATGCCGTCAACCGGTTCGACTCCCGCTATACAGCCTACAAAGCCAAACACCGCTCCGACTCCATGGACCGGGCATCGAAACTGCTGTTTGAAAAGATCGACTACCATATGAAGCGGTTCCGAGATGAAACCTCCGAAGTGGTCGTTGATTCCTGGACGGAAGGCAACACCACCTTTGTCCGTGCCCTGGTCAATGGGAAAACCTCCGGTATTTTCATCTTTGATACCGGCGCAACATCGGTAACGATTTCAGAACCTTTCGCCCGGAAACTCGGCCTCCAGCTCGGCGACCTCCCCGTTCAGCAGGCCGTTGTTGCTGACGGACGGAAAGTGGATGCGTATCCGGTCATGCTTTCCTCGGTCCAGATCGGCGATGCGGAAGTGAAAAATGTCGCCGCCGCAGTACTGGGTAATGGAATGAACACCCGGGCCGACGGTCTGCTGGGCATGAGTTTTCTCCGCCACTTCACCATTGGCATGAACGGACTTTCCGGAAAAATCACACTGACCCGCTTTTCAACGGACTAACAGAAATCCTCGCTGCGCGCACTGCAGTATGCAATGATTCCGGAAATATCGGATGGATCAACGCCGCGCCAGTAGATCTGCCATTTTCCGGCATGATGATGCCCGTTCGACTCTTTGTGATACCACGAGTTGAATGGATTATTGACGTTCGACCGCCAGAACAGTGCACCGTGATTTTCGTGGACCTCGCGCCAGAGTTCCAGCGCCAGCCCCTCGCCCCGCGCCTCTTTTCCAACGGCAAATTTAGAAAGATACAGCCCCGCCGGATGTTCCTCCAGCAGAACGGCTCCCCGGTAATCCTGCTCAATATAGGCATGGGCCACATTATCGAGAAACGCCGTCCCGGCCAGTTTTTTTCCAAATGCGGTTTCAAGCAGATTCAGTAAACGCGCGCGATCAACCCCCTCCAATCCCGGCAAATGATCAATCTGCGACCCTTTACGAATCAGCGTTCCCGCTCCTTTCACCGTGAAAATCTCTTCGAGCAGATTAATCGGGGATGTAATGGAAAGGTGCACCCCCGGATATTCCTGCAGCAGTTTTTTCCCCAGAGCCGGATAATCAAAGGCCAAGGCCTCCAGAATCTGGAAATTTTCCCGGTGCGTATATACATAAGGAACCAGCTCGCCTGCGGTATTTTTCAACCCGCCGGCCGCACGGATAAAATGTACCCGCCGGGCCGTATCCGGCAGCAGCTGCAACAAGGCCTCTTCCAGAGAGACCGTCGGAGCAACCAGCACCGGCACCCGCTCCTTTGCCCGGGCATGCTCGATGAACGAAGCTGTTGTCCCTTTTTCCAGGGTCTGGAAAATGAAAATGGGCTCCTTTTTCAGCGTCTGCTGCATCGCCATCGCATCATCACCCGCCAGCAGAATGGCGGGAACCAGTTCGAGCCGCAGCAGAAAATGAAGATCAAACGCCAGCACTTCAGCTCCCGCTTCAATGCTGCCCGCATCCGGACAAAGCAGCGCAAAACAGGCGGTCGGACCGGACTGGAATTTGTTGAGATAAAACTCATACTCATCCCGCCGGCCAATGCTGTCCAGAAACAGCCGTATGGTTTTATTTAAAGCGATCATTCAGAAAAGCCTATCACTGAATACCCGGAATACACGGAAATTAATTTTTCGCTGCGCCCGGCATTCCAAGGCCCGCTATCAACCCAGCTTCTTTTTGGTTTCCTTGACCAAGCGCTTGAGCTTACCGCCCATAGCCACTTTCTTGACGTGCGACATCCGGTCAACCAGCAGGACGCCGTCAAGATGATCCAGCTCGT from Verrucomicrobia bacterium S94 carries:
- a CDS encoding alpha-L-fucosidase: MKFGYLIAGVLICSTTGLAAEQHIPSMEETYAKREIPAWFNEAKFGIFVVWGPYSVPGFAVRGSYAEWYLKTYDTPGRGGHKETVAFHNRAFGPEVTYEDFADQLTAEMWDPDFWCRLFADSGAKYVVTTANYHDGFAMYPTKYGMFKKETDWNAMERGPKRDIIGELNRSGEKYDLKMGIYFSVYEWYHPLWIAGEKERYAKEWFQPKFKEVVKKYKPWHIFLDGEWNGRYDRWGSDRLAHWLYTESPVKDYVVTNDRWGHCRGKFGDVFESEYGAGKYTSPHHPWQEDRGIGRSYGYNRNESVYDYDSREELIRTFSGVVGGGGNFLLCVGPTGDGRIPVIMQERLLQVGEWLEVNGDAVYGTTASPFWPRKFDWGTVSKKPGKLYLHVHDPELGHIVLHGFSGHVKQAKLLHKDGPKEVNVKAAGADLSFTWKNSFNDTAVTVIELDVEEGYAVDRTPRQFASGSVEFDIWSMTLHGEQAYPNYEGINNRLYMHDWRNPEEYLTGEFVLIEPGKYKVELIYASRAAEGGKTLSEHTGAVFDPNANTTVGGRFTLTLGEQSLALSIEDVGNKLRPQYMPAGMVEFAAAGKKTFMLKPDASRRWNGFMFQGVRLTPVK
- a CDS encoding TIGR02281 family clan AA aspartic protease, producing MKSEYMTFFRRTGFILLGSLLFLQPVSGDQLTFRNGRTLDCTILAVNDDYVEVSLGTGTMRISRKQLTELIRSDENTTKPRQEPTAENILSAQHAPPAHAELAAEFRELIHQRNAALDAQYMMNLYESQIQQQTRTTEQLVAELKKIHREINTTAQAIKSIQLPEQAPRTYREYKEQDELTKKKSALRDRFAELNATISRLQTELSESEKQTETLKQKINNVIAPLPIYFNAVNRFDSRYTAYKAKHRSDSMDRASKLLFEKIDYHMKRFRDETSEVVVDSWTEGNTTFVRALVNGKTSGIFIFDTGATSVTISEPFARKLGLQLGDLPVQQAVVADGRKVDAYPVMLSSVQIGDAEVKNVAAAVLGNGMNTRADGLLGMSFLRHFTIGMNGLSGKITLTRFSTD
- a CDS encoding IclR family transcriptional regulator; the protein is MIVANREELAVFKMTNLERGLAILELLKEYPEGLGTSEISRKLELSKNFVFRAASVLHSLGYIDRNEDSKTFTLSRKLLSMGYHVLKHTSLIETAMPFMKELRNNLKETVTLCAIEGAQGIVLDHVPSPHSLRLVVETGAHFQLHSSAPGKAILAFMEREERDDLISRLTFEKFTNQTITSEKAFLQTLETVRQNGYAVDLGEELEGIHCLSAPVFDEKGLPVAALVVTGPVSRLDISTFKEKGAAVRTAAGRISARLGNA
- the acnB gene encoding bifunctional aconitate hydratase 2/2-methylisocitrate dehydratase; protein product: MSLFFDEYYAHVEERAKEGIPPLALSKEQTEQVIELLKNPPAGKEEELVALITDRVNPGVDPAAQVKAEFLFKVAHGEESTPLISPERAVELLGTMVGGYNLDGLIKLVEEQGALAETAAAALKNMVLSVNRFDDVKALADAGNTVAKGIITSWANGEWFTSLPEIQEEIETVIYKVDGEINTDDFSPASFAFTRADIPLHSNCMGGSLFPEGPQDIAELKETSGLPVTFVGDVVGTGSSRKSACNSLIWHIGSDIPCIPNKRRGGLIIGSTIAPIFFNTAEDSGAFPIQTDVSELTTGKVIKVYPVKGLITDAEGHEITTFPVKPDTILDEFRAGGRVPLIIGKQLTEKAREALGMSSIDESGIFVVPDNPKPAEGQGYTLAQKMVGKACGVEGILPGTACLPKMTTVGSQDTTGPMTAGEITELACLKFNADLVMQSFCHTAAYPKPTDVITHATLPDYIMNRGGVALRPGDGIIHSWLNRLLIPDTVGTGGDSHTRFPLGISFPAGSGLVAFAAALGVMPLDMPESVLVRFKGELQPGVTLRDIVNAIPYQAIQEGLLTVEKKNKKNVFAGRILEMEGLPKLKVEQAFELTDAAAERSAAAAAIKLDREPIEEYLNSNITLMEEMIKGGYGDAETLKKRIADVKDWLANGELMEADANAEYAAVIEIDLNEIKEPLLACPNDPDDVKKLSDVQGAKVDDVFIGSCMTNIGHFRAAGEVLDGEGFANVLLWVCPPTKMDEKQLIKEGYYSKFSAAGARMEIPGCSLCMGNQARVRDGVTVFSTSTRNFNNRMGKDAQVYLGSAELAAVVALKGELPSPQEYVDIVGPKLKGRTDEIYRYLNFDQMTEFSV